TCGCCGAGCTGTTCACCGAGGTGGTTAAGTTAGGCGGCACGATTTCCGGCGAGCATGGCATCGGCTTTGCGCAGAAACGCTACCTGCCGATTGCGCTATCGGAAACCGAGCTTGAATTGATGCGCGGCATCAAGAGTGTGTTTGACCCGAAAGGGGTATTGAATCCGGGGAAGATGTTATTATAGTCGGAATAGTCAAGACTGCAGTGAGGGTTTTGGCCTACTTAAACTGCTCGGCAACCAAAGGGCGTATGCAATACGCCCCTACGCGAAGCAGTAGGGCGAACCATTTCCTGTCAAGATTGGCTTGGGTTTACAATATGCCTCTACGCGCAGCGGCAGAGCAGCCTTGATAAGCAGGAGTCATCCGGTTTAGATGGATGCCGTCCTACTGTTTGGCTATATATTGTCATTCCAAACTTGATTGGGAATCCAGTATTTTTCGCACCGCATTGAAATACAACAACGTTATACATATCAAACAGAAAAAATAGTCAAGACCGCAAGTCCGCCTCAGGCGGATTGATCTGCGTAAACGCAACTATTTTCATCATGTTGCGTATATATCAAGCGGTTGGCCGTATATATTTGTAGTATTTCCCTATAGTAACTGGTATGCCAAGCGGAGAGAGACTGTATCTGCAAACGGGTCAAACCATATACCAACGCGATGATTAATAAGCCGTGCGCCAAAGCATATCTGAGGAGGCACCAGTATGAAATCAAAGATAGCCATTGTTTTTTATTTTGCGATTATAATGCTGCTCGCAAGCAATCTATCGTTTGCAGAGGATTCGCTATCGGTTGAAAAAATCGTTCGCGAACTGCGGGCAACACGGATAAATCCCAATCCGCCTGTTATCAATGGCGACCTTAACGATGAAGTCTGGCTAGGTGATAATCTTGATTTAGCTAAGGATTTTATACAGCGTGAACCGGATGAGGGAAAAGCCGCTACGGAATCAACTGTAGTGGCTGTAGCCTACGATGATGACGCTTTATATTTCGCTTTCTGGTGTTATGATTCTGAACCGGATAAGATTGCCCGTCAGCTTGTAAGACGGGACCGCTGGGGCGACTCGGATATTATAACTGTCCGCTTAGACCCATACCACGACCATCAGACAGGCTACCGGTTTGATGTAAGCGCCGCGGGCGTCCAACGCGATTGCCGGTTATACAATGATACCTGGAGCGATTATTCATGGGATAGTGTCTGGGAGTCGGATGTTAAGGCTCAGCCATGGGGATGGTCGGCGGAAATCCGAATACCATTCCACTGCCTGCGTTTCACTGAAAAAGATGAACATACCTGGGGCATGAATGTTACTCGTTATATAAGCCGAAGGAACGAATCGCCATGGTGGGCATTTTCTCCATCAGCTGAGGGCGGTTTTGTATCACGTTTCGGACATCTCACAGGGCTTAAAGGCATAAAGCCGTCGCGTCATATTGAGATTTTACCTTATGCAGTCTCCGGGATAGAATTAGAACCAACGGACCAAGGCAATCCCGATGGTCGGGATTACATGAAAAATGTCGGCTTCGATTTCAAGTATGGCTTGTCATCCAATTTGATTTTAGATGCGGCTATCAACCCTGATTTCGGTCAGGTAGAGCTTGACCGTCCGGTTTTAAACCTTTCAACTTATGAAACATATTATGAGGAGAAAAGGCCATTCTTTGTGGAGGGCGCAAATCTTTTCGATACTCGTTTTGGCTTGTTCTATTCCCGCCGCATCGGGCGGCCGCCGCGTGGAGATATTGATGATGTTGATAACGATACGTATGACCCAAAATTTGATTACTATACTCATTACCCGAAATCGACCACAATTCTTGGCGCCGCTAAAATTACCGGCAAGCTTGAAAGTGGAACTTCTATAGCTTTCCTAAATGCTGTTACGCAGGAGGAAATTGCCAAATATGATACCGTTCTCTCAAAGCCATATGAAGACATATACACGTCAACCGCTCATTCTAAGAGACTCTTAGCTGCCGCAGAAGAAAGCAGCCGAAATAATCTTGAAGGTATAGTAGAACCAATAGCTAATTACTCTGCCTTTCGTCTTCAGCAGGATATTCTCTCGAAGTCGAGTATAGGCGGTATGAT
The Candidatus Zixiibacteriota bacterium DNA segment above includes these coding regions:
- a CDS encoding carbohydrate binding family 9 domain-containing protein; its protein translation is MKSKIAIVFYFAIIMLLASNLSFAEDSLSVEKIVRELRATRINPNPPVINGDLNDEVWLGDNLDLAKDFIQREPDEGKAATESTVVAVAYDDDALYFAFWCYDSEPDKIARQLVRRDRWGDSDIITVRLDPYHDHQTGYRFDVSAAGVQRDCRLYNDTWSDYSWDSVWESDVKAQPWGWSAEIRIPFHCLRFTEKDEHTWGMNVTRYISRRNESPWWAFSPSAEGGFVSRFGHLTGLKGIKPSRHIEILPYAVSGIELEPTDQGNPDGRDYMKNVGFDFKYGLSSNLILDAAINPDFGQVELDRPVLNLSTYETYYEEKRPFFVEGANLFDTRFGLFYSRRIGRPPRGDIDDVDNDTYDPKFDYYTHYPKSTTILGAAKITGKLESGTSIAFLNAVTQEEIAKYDTVLSKPYEDIYTSTAHSKRLLAAAEESSRNNLEGIVEPIANYSAFRLQQDILSKSSIGGMITLASQDKRNPVTTGGVDWRLFTKNGKWEVSGQTVFSRVDNENTGYGFDGKIEKAAGESFRGAIGVNIKDTHLDLNRLGYLSRNDEKGGWMWLQYRTNDDWWIVRNSWNNFNTYAEWNSDDYNLSKGWNVNSCFDFINNWTLCGGYDMQFGEYNDLETRGNGVWKRPSSWGWWMSLNTDERKKVSFNWNPGSGHARYGSWRANWISVGYRPASNMEFEIGTNYVRGFNQIIWVENDDDNSIFADMNQDEIVLSLTASIMFTRDLSCQLSGQGYISGIDYQDYRRYLSGENYEPYELDEEDFHYSALNSTLIIRWEYIPGSTMYFVWTRSMSDWNNSLNDIYLRRDMEKLFSGDADNVFLIKTSYWWNL